In one Brevibacterium sp. CBA3109 genomic region, the following are encoded:
- a CDS encoding F0F1 ATP synthase subunit gamma: MGAQQRVFKQKIRSTSSLRKIFKAMELIAASRIQKAIARSQSAGPYANALTRAVSAVASESNVDHVLTTEPESVTRAAVLVIGPDRGFAGAYSANLLREAEELNRLLRGEGKDVALFTVGGKAQNYYTFRDRAIQQAWTGISEMPTPENAREIGEALLQSFNAESAQSGVDEIYIVFTKFVSSVKHDPEYRRLLPLEVVDAGEVATGGPSAPAKDAAAFPLYEFEPSAEAVLDSLLPRYIDSRILSALLSASASEQASRQAAMHTATENADDLIKTYTRLANTARQAEITQELTEIVGGADALAASSAGD; the protein is encoded by the coding sequence ATGGGAGCCCAGCAGAGGGTCTTCAAGCAGAAGATCCGCTCCACTTCGTCCTTGAGGAAGATCTTCAAGGCCATGGAGCTCATCGCTGCTTCACGGATTCAGAAGGCCATTGCACGTTCGCAGTCTGCCGGCCCATACGCCAACGCCCTGACCCGGGCGGTCTCGGCGGTGGCGAGTGAGTCCAATGTCGACCACGTGTTGACGACCGAGCCCGAGTCTGTCACCCGTGCCGCAGTGCTGGTGATCGGCCCGGACCGTGGATTCGCCGGGGCCTACTCGGCGAACCTGCTGCGCGAAGCCGAAGAGCTTAATCGGCTGCTGCGCGGCGAGGGCAAGGACGTTGCGCTCTTCACCGTCGGCGGTAAGGCCCAGAACTACTACACCTTCCGCGACCGTGCGATCCAACAGGCCTGGACCGGCATCTCTGAGATGCCGACTCCCGAGAATGCTCGGGAGATCGGTGAGGCCCTCTTGCAGAGCTTCAATGCCGAATCCGCGCAGAGCGGTGTGGATGAGATCTACATTGTGTTCACGAAGTTCGTCTCCAGCGTCAAGCACGATCCGGAATACCGGCGACTGCTTCCGCTCGAGGTCGTAGACGCGGGCGAGGTCGCCACCGGCGGCCCGTCCGCACCGGCGAAAGACGCGGCTGCGTTCCCTCTCTATGAGTTCGAACCCAGTGCTGAGGCCGTCTTGGATTCGTTGCTGCCGCGCTACATCGACTCGCGGATCCTGTCCGCGCTGTTGAGTGCTTCAGCGTCCGAACAGGCTTCACGTCAGGCTGCGATGCACACCGCGACCGAAAATGCGGATGATCTCATCAAGACCTATACCCGGTTGGCCAACACGGCTCGCCAGGCGGAAATCACCCAGGAACTCACCGAGATCGTCGGTGGGGCCGATGCCCTCGCGGCATCATCAGCCGGCGACTGA
- a CDS encoding F0F1 ATP synthase subunit B: protein MTPVLILASSENPLLPAWYDIIWSAICLLIVFLVVWKYVLPAFNKTLDERAERIQGGIEKAEKVQAEADQALAEYQKQLADGRAEAARLRAEAQEEGAQIIANMKTQAHAESERIVASAQTQIEAERQSAMVQLRSEVGTLATDLASRIVGESLTDDQRSANVVDRFISDLESQSSAQPVKGA, encoded by the coding sequence ATGACTCCGGTACTAATTCTTGCCTCGTCTGAGAACCCGCTTCTCCCGGCGTGGTACGACATCATCTGGAGTGCCATCTGTCTGCTGATCGTCTTCCTGGTTGTCTGGAAGTACGTCCTCCCCGCCTTCAACAAAACCCTCGATGAGCGCGCAGAGCGTATCCAGGGTGGAATTGAAAAGGCTGAGAAGGTGCAGGCCGAAGCCGATCAGGCTCTGGCCGAGTATCAGAAGCAGCTCGCCGACGGTCGTGCAGAAGCTGCACGGCTGCGCGCCGAAGCTCAGGAAGAAGGCGCCCAGATCATCGCCAATATGAAGACCCAGGCTCATGCTGAGTCCGAGCGCATCGTCGCTTCGGCCCAGACGCAGATCGAAGCCGAACGTCAGTCCGCCATGGTGCAGCTGCGTTCGGAAGTCGGCACTCTGGCCACCGATCTGGCATCACGCATCGTCGGCGAATCACTGACCGACGATCAGCGTTCTGCCAACGTGGTCGATCGCTTCATCTCCGATCTCGAGTCACAGTCTTCGGCACAGCCGGTCAAGGGGGCGTGA
- a CDS encoding F0F1 ATP synthase subunit delta, with protein sequence MLQSSRLSLQAVLESANAEISHGDAREFGKGELAIVAVLAENVTLRKALADSSESAEKKQQLLRTLFSTRTTEPALRLSELAVGQRWARTQDLVTSLEVAGVTAIAAAAQASGQLGQVEEEVFRFARLCESEHELARALDSDASASTKRALIADLLAGKAQADTITLIEQAAVYPRGLRVAMALDQYSDTLAARQQRSVADVTVAKPLSEVQTQKLTAALSASYGRDLVLNVQVDPEVIGGVRVQVGDEMMSSTVADRLAEVQRKLAK encoded by the coding sequence ATGCTCCAGTCGAGCAGATTGTCCCTGCAGGCCGTTCTTGAATCCGCCAATGCTGAGATCTCACACGGCGACGCCCGTGAGTTCGGCAAGGGCGAACTGGCCATCGTTGCTGTTCTCGCCGAGAACGTGACGCTGCGCAAGGCCTTGGCGGACTCGTCCGAGTCAGCTGAGAAGAAGCAGCAGCTGCTGCGGACTCTGTTCTCGACTCGGACCACCGAACCCGCTCTGCGTCTGAGCGAACTGGCCGTCGGCCAGCGCTGGGCCAGAACTCAGGACCTGGTGACCAGCCTTGAGGTTGCCGGAGTGACAGCCATCGCTGCTGCTGCTCAGGCATCCGGTCAACTCGGCCAGGTGGAAGAGGAAGTCTTCCGTTTCGCCCGTCTGTGCGAAAGCGAACATGAACTGGCGCGCGCCTTGGACTCCGATGCGTCTGCATCGACGAAGCGTGCGCTCATCGCAGACTTGCTGGCGGGTAAGGCTCAGGCCGACACCATCACACTGATCGAACAGGCAGCTGTGTACCCACGCGGTCTTCGCGTGGCGATGGCCCTCGATCAGTACAGCGACACCCTCGCGGCACGACAGCAGCGTTCGGTCGCTGACGTCACAGTCGCCAAACCTCTGAGCGAGGTTCAGACCCAGAAGCTGACGGCGGCTCTGTCCGCAAGCTACGGGCGTGACCTCGTTCTCAACGTTCAGGTCGACCCCGAAGTCATCGGGGGAGTCCGGGTTCAGGTCGGCGACGAGATGATGAGCTCCACAGTGGCTGATCGCTTGGCCGAAGTGCAGCGCAAGCTCGCTAAGTAA
- the atpB gene encoding F0F1 ATP synthase subunit A: MGTLNAANTTIQAAEGGFHAPSMAEFFPAAFLFEGTPFEMNRVMLIRVIATVAVVVLLAVWAKRMKLVPGRFQSSMELAMEFVTVGIAEDTMGKERAKKFMPLIVAIFFGILFWNVTKLIPFLNMPGTGVIGLPIVLTLTVYVTYHWAGIAEKGLGGYLKDSLILPGVPWPMHILLIPIEFITKFVTQPFTLAIRLFANMMVGHLLLVLCFSATSFFLIDAANGFQFFSIITFAGGFFVFILEMLIVVLQAYIFALLSCVYINAAISDDH, translated from the coding sequence GTGGGAACACTCAACGCTGCGAACACAACGATCCAAGCCGCTGAAGGTGGTTTTCACGCCCCGTCCATGGCGGAGTTCTTCCCCGCCGCGTTCCTCTTCGAAGGCACTCCCTTTGAGATGAACCGCGTGATGCTCATCCGCGTCATCGCCACTGTGGCAGTCGTTGTTCTGCTTGCTGTGTGGGCAAAGCGCATGAAGCTCGTTCCGGGCCGCTTCCAGTCCAGCATGGAGCTGGCGATGGAATTCGTCACCGTCGGAATCGCCGAAGACACCATGGGCAAGGAGCGCGCCAAGAAGTTCATGCCGCTGATCGTCGCGATCTTCTTCGGCATTCTGTTCTGGAACGTCACGAAGCTGATTCCGTTCCTCAATATGCCGGGCACCGGCGTCATCGGCCTCCCAATCGTGCTCACGCTGACGGTTTACGTGACTTATCATTGGGCTGGCATCGCCGAGAAGGGACTCGGCGGCTATCTCAAGGATTCGCTCATCCTGCCCGGAGTCCCATGGCCGATGCATATTCTGCTCATCCCGATCGAGTTCATCACGAAGTTCGTCACCCAGCCGTTTACGCTGGCCATCCGACTCTTCGCCAACATGATGGTCGGCCACCTCCTCCTCGTGCTCTGCTTCTCAGCGACGAGCTTCTTCCTCATCGATGCTGCGAACGGATTCCAGTTCTTCTCGATCATCACCTTCGCCGGCGGATTCTTCGTCTTCATCCTTGAGATGCTGATTGTCGTCCTGCAGGCCTATATCTTCGCTCTTCTCTCCTGCGTCTACATCAACGCCGCGATCTCAGACGACCACTGA
- a CDS encoding MraY family glycosyltransferase: MRAYLFILIISALVAYLLTPMVRRVAERGLIFSPLRERDVHSVPTPRLGGVAMFGAVIVGLIFASQTPFLQRIFVDMAPIIGIAGAATVLCVLGIIDDIWDLHWMTKLAGQALAAGFMAINGVALLSIPFGGVIIASPRMSIIITILVVLVTINAVNFVDGLDGLAAGVVAIGGSAFFIYSYGLARDTSPESYANLASLITAILVGACLGFLPHNFNPARIFMGDSGSMLIGLLLAASTIRVTGQVDPAFLGEERVFATFLPIILPIAVMFLPLLDLGLAVVRRLMAGQSPFSADAKHLHHRMLSLGHSHARAVLILYSWTALIAFGSVMLLLMSWVYVVCIVGGLFAITLIFTFYPLRVRQKAREEIS, from the coding sequence GTGCGCGCCTACCTCTTCATCCTCATCATCTCGGCCCTTGTGGCCTACCTGTTGACCCCGATGGTCAGGAGGGTGGCCGAGCGCGGCCTCATCTTCTCGCCCCTGCGTGAACGGGACGTGCATTCCGTTCCGACGCCGAGGTTGGGCGGAGTCGCGATGTTCGGAGCGGTGATCGTCGGCCTCATCTTCGCCTCACAGACCCCGTTCCTGCAGAGAATCTTCGTCGATATGGCCCCCATCATCGGCATCGCGGGCGCCGCCACGGTGCTATGTGTGCTGGGCATCATCGACGACATCTGGGATCTCCACTGGATGACCAAACTCGCAGGTCAGGCGCTGGCCGCGGGCTTCATGGCAATCAACGGAGTGGCGCTGCTGTCGATTCCGTTCGGGGGAGTGATCATCGCATCGCCGCGGATGTCGATCATCATCACCATCCTTGTCGTCCTGGTGACGATCAATGCCGTGAACTTCGTCGATGGACTCGACGGACTGGCCGCAGGAGTCGTGGCGATCGGCGGCAGCGCATTCTTCATCTATTCCTACGGGCTGGCCCGGGATACATCCCCTGAGTCCTATGCGAACCTGGCGTCGTTGATCACCGCGATCCTCGTCGGCGCCTGCCTCGGCTTTCTGCCTCACAATTTCAATCCCGCGCGGATCTTCATGGGCGATTCGGGGTCGATGCTCATCGGTCTGCTGCTCGCCGCGTCGACGATCCGTGTGACCGGGCAGGTCGATCCGGCATTTCTGGGCGAAGAGCGTGTGTTCGCGACATTCCTGCCCATCATCTTGCCGATTGCAGTGATGTTCCTGCCTCTGCTCGACCTGGGACTGGCTGTCGTCCGCCGACTCATGGCCGGCCAATCACCGTTCTCCGCTGACGCCAAGCACCTTCATCACAGAATGCTCAGTCTGGGACATTCGCATGCCCGGGCAGTGCTGATCCTCTACAGCTGGACCGCACTGATCGCCTTCGGCTCAGTCATGCTGCTCCTGATGTCGTGGGTCTACGTGGTCTGCATCGTCGGCGGCCTGTTCGCCATCACCCTGATCTTCACGTTCTACCCCCTGCGGGTCCGCCAGAAAGCCAGAGAGGAAATCTCATGA
- the atpE gene encoding F0F1 ATP synthase subunit C, translated as MDMLAEVSGSISTVGYGLAAIGPGVGVGIVIGKTIEGTARQPEMAGALRGNMFLGIALIEALALIGIATPFFLP; from the coding sequence ATGGATATGCTCGCTGAAGTCTCCGGCAGTATCAGCACCGTCGGATACGGCCTCGCCGCAATCGGCCCGGGTGTCGGTGTCGGTATCGTCATCGGTAAGACCATCGAGGGAACCGCACGTCAGCCTGAGATGGCCGGCGCACTGCGCGGAAACATGTTCCTCGGCATTGCGCTGATCGAGGCCCTGGCCCTGATCGGCATCGCCACCCCGTTCTTCCTGCCCTGA
- the atpA gene encoding F0F1 ATP synthase subunit alpha, translated as MAELTIRPEEIRDALGKFVDSYNPESSVKSEVGKVVTAGDGIAHVSGLPGTMANELLRFEDGTLGLAQNLDEREIGVVVLGEFSGIAAEQNVYRTGEVLSIPVGDGYLGRVVDPLGQPVDGLGDIETVGQRELELQAAGVMDRQEVREPLQTGYKSIDAMIPVGRGQRQLVIGDRKTGKTALAIDTIINQKTNWETGDPKKQVRCIYVAIGQKGSTVAGVRRSLEEAGALDYTTIVSSPASDPAGFKYLAPYSGSAIGQHWMYEGKHVLIVFDDLSKQAEAYRAVSLLLRRPPGREAFPGDVFYLHSRLLERCAKLSDEFGGGSMTGLPIIETKANDVGAFIPTNVISITDGQIFLQSDLFNAGQRPAVDVGISVSRVGGAAQTKALKSVSGTLKISLAQYRSLEAFAMFASDLDETTKRDLARGARLTELLKQSQFSPMAFEKQTVSIFAGTHGYLDEIPVSDVLKFETELHDHIERKTGIFTTIRETLKLDDDTSAELDNVLTEFSRNFVSSDSSGSKAGSEDTATASSDEVEQEQIVRQKR; from the coding sequence ATGGCGGAACTGACAATTCGCCCGGAAGAGATCCGGGACGCTCTTGGGAAGTTCGTTGACTCGTACAACCCCGAGAGCTCGGTAAAGTCCGAAGTCGGCAAGGTCGTCACCGCTGGTGACGGAATTGCCCACGTGTCGGGTCTGCCCGGCACCATGGCCAACGAACTTCTCCGGTTCGAAGACGGCACTTTGGGCTTGGCACAGAACCTCGACGAGCGCGAGATCGGCGTCGTCGTCCTCGGAGAGTTCTCCGGGATCGCCGCTGAGCAGAACGTTTACCGGACCGGCGAGGTTCTCTCGATTCCGGTCGGTGACGGATACCTCGGTCGTGTGGTCGATCCTCTGGGTCAGCCGGTCGACGGCCTCGGCGACATCGAGACCGTCGGTCAGCGTGAGCTCGAGCTCCAAGCCGCAGGCGTGATGGATCGTCAGGAGGTGCGCGAGCCTCTGCAGACCGGCTACAAGAGCATTGACGCCATGATCCCGGTTGGCCGTGGTCAGCGTCAGCTCGTGATCGGCGACCGCAAGACTGGTAAGACCGCTCTGGCGATCGACACGATCATCAACCAGAAGACCAACTGGGAGACCGGCGACCCGAAGAAGCAGGTGCGCTGCATTTACGTCGCCATCGGACAGAAGGGTTCCACCGTCGCCGGTGTCCGCCGTTCGCTCGAAGAAGCCGGCGCGCTGGATTACACCACGATCGTGTCCTCTCCTGCCTCGGACCCTGCAGGTTTCAAGTACCTCGCCCCGTACTCGGGTTCGGCTATCGGCCAGCACTGGATGTATGAGGGCAAGCACGTCCTCATCGTGTTCGATGACCTCTCGAAGCAGGCAGAGGCTTATCGTGCAGTGTCCCTTCTGCTGCGTCGTCCGCCGGGCCGTGAAGCCTTCCCCGGCGATGTCTTCTACCTGCACTCGCGTCTGCTCGAACGCTGCGCGAAGCTCTCCGATGAGTTCGGCGGCGGGTCGATGACGGGTCTTCCGATCATTGAGACCAAGGCCAATGACGTGGGTGCATTCATTCCGACCAACGTGATTTCGATCACCGACGGTCAGATATTCCTGCAGTCGGATCTCTTCAACGCTGGCCAGCGTCCAGCAGTGGATGTGGGCATCTCCGTGTCCCGTGTCGGCGGCGCTGCTCAGACGAAGGCACTCAAGAGTGTCTCCGGCACATTGAAGATCTCCTTGGCCCAGTATCGTTCGCTCGAGGCGTTCGCCATGTTCGCCTCCGACCTTGACGAGACGACCAAGCGCGACCTGGCTCGCGGTGCACGACTGACCGAGCTGCTCAAGCAGTCTCAGTTCTCGCCGATGGCCTTCGAGAAGCAGACCGTGTCGATCTTCGCCGGAACTCATGGCTACCTCGATGAGATTCCTGTCTCCGACGTGCTCAAGTTCGAAACCGAACTCCATGATCACATCGAACGCAAGACCGGCATCTTCACGACTATCCGTGAGACGCTCAAGCTCGATGATGACACCTCGGCCGAGCTGGACAACGTCTTGACGGAGTTCTCCCGGAACTTCGTCAGCTCCGACTCCAGCGGATCCAAGGCCGGCAGTGAAGACACTGCCACCGCCTCATCCGATGAGGTCGAGCAGGAGCAGATCGTTCGGCAGAAGCGTTGA